A stretch of the Lineus longissimus chromosome 10, tnLinLong1.2, whole genome shotgun sequence genome encodes the following:
- the LOC135494234 gene encoding fatty acid CoA ligase Acsl3-like: MGESKRTLVTIYIFKGLGFLYTVVTYPFLAYFGYRNLRESSKIKARPTGDSSDTPYRCVQSFDKLTTTLWDECKTVDDLFTRAVRLFNDQPCLGFRECLSEEDEKQPNGKVFKKVIMANEYQWLTYAEVNTRVTNLGSGLMALGLSPRSRVVLFAETRAEWMIAVQACYRYNFTVVTLYSTLGDEAVIHGINETEVTHVITSNDLLPKFKSLLSHMPKVKHIIYMEEGKKPDTDGYKAEIHSMRAVEQLGQKPDNLLSPVTKPTRDDIVIIMYTSGSTGLPKGVLITHGNMMCGMSGQCERIPGLCPNDIYIGYLPLAHVLELTAETSCIGHGTRVGYSSPQTLSDQSSKIKKGSKGDSTILKPTLMAAVPLIMDRLYKTVWDKVTEGGRYQRALFKFAYDYKLKSINRGLDTPILNKMVFKKVRAILGGRVRLMLSGGAPLSADTQRFMNICFCCPVLQGYGLTETVGAGTVALACDYSCGRVGPPLTCNEIKFRDWEEGGYRTSDTPNPRGEILLGGGNITMGYFKNKAKTDEDFFVENGQRWFCSGDIGEFVEDGSLKIIDRKKDLVKLQAGEYVSLAKVETVLTTISMIDSACVYADSLKMFTVCLIVPNTKHIKQLAKTLGLEESTQFEALCTDKKIEEHIFKIVADVCKKAKLQSFEIPKKIHLCAEMWTPDSGLVTDAFKLKRKVIQQRYQSEINRMYMTKG; this comes from the exons ATGGGTGAGTCCAAGCGCACCCTTGTGACCATCTACATCTTCAAAGGACTCGGATTCCTGTACACGGTCGTGACATATCCTTTCCTGGCGTACTTTGGCTACAGGAACCTTAGGGAATCGAGTAAAATCAAG GCCAGGCCAACAGGCGATTCATCAGACACGCCATACAGATGTGTCCAGTCGTTCGACAAACTTACCACGACACTATGGGACGAGTGCAAGACAGTGGATGACCTGTTTACGCGGGCGGTGCGGCTCTTCAACGATCAGCCGTGCCTCGGATTCAGGGAATGTTTGAGTGAGGAAGATGAGAAACAGCCAAATGGAAAGGTCTTCAAGAAG GTGATCATGGCGAATGAGTACCAGTGGCTGACCTACGCCGAAGTCAATACTCGTGTGACCAACTTGGGTAGTGGCCTGATGGCCCTGGGTCTCAGCCCCAGGAGCCGGGTGGTCTTGTTTGCTGAGACCAGAGCAGAGTGGATGATTGCTGTGCAGGCCTGTTACAGATACAACTTCACAG TTGTGACGCTTTACTCGACGCTGGGCGACGAGGCAGTCATTCACGGAATCAACGAGACTGAGGTCACGCACGTCATCACAAGTAACGACTTACTGCCCAAGTTCAAG AGTTTACTCAGCCACATGCCCAAGGTGAAGCACATCATTTACATGGAGGAAGGCAAGAAGCCCGATACGGACGGATATAAAGCTGAGATACATTCCATGCGAGCTGTGGAGCAGCTCGGACAGAAACCAGACAATT TATTGTCGCCAGTTACCAAGCCCACCAGAGATGACATCGTGATCATCATGTACACCAGCGGCTCGACTGGTCTGCCAAAGGGTGTGCTGATAACCCATGGCAACATGATGTGCGGCATGTCCGGGCAGTGTGAGAGAATACCTGGATTATG CCCTAACGACATCTATATCGGCTACCTTCCCCTGGCCCATGTGCTAGAGTTGACCGCTGAGACCTCCTGCATCGGCCACGGAACACGCGTGGGCTACTCTTCCCCGCAGACGCTGTCCGACCAGTCGAGTAAGATCAAGAAGGGGAGCAAGGGAGACTCGACCATCTTGAAGCCAACATTGATGGCTGCGGTGCCA CTTATTATGGATCGTCTTTACAAGACGGTGTGGGACAAAGTGACGGAAGGTGGTCGCTACCAGAGGGCGCTGTTCAAGTTTGCGTACGACTACAAGTTGAAGTCTATCAATCGAGGACTGGATACGCCCATTCTCAACAA GATGGTCTTCAAGAAGGTACGCGCCATCCTCGGCGGCCGAGTTCGTCTCATGTTGAGTGGAGGCGCGCCACTGTCTGCCGATACCCAGAGGTTCATGAACATATGCTTCTGCTGCCCTGTCCTTCAGGGCTACGGACTGACAGAGACGGTCGGCGCTGGGACTGTTGCGCTGG CGTGTGACTATAGCTGCGGCCGTGTGGGTCCTCCTCTCACTTGCAACGAAATCAAGTTCCGTGATTGGGAAGAGGGTGGCTACAGGACGTCAGACACCCCAAACCCCCGTGGCGAGATCCTGCTTGGCGGTGGTAACATCACCATGGGATACTTCAAGAATAAGGCGAAGACCGACGAGGACTTTTTCGTGGAGAACGGCCAGCGCTGGTTTTGCTCTGGTGATATCGGTGAATTTGTGGAAGACGGTTCACTCAAAATTATTG ACCGCAAGAAAGATCTCGTTAAGCTCCAGGCAGGCGAATACGTGAGTCTGGCAAAGGTGGAGACTGTTCTCACCACGATATCCATGATCGACTCCGCGTGTGTCTACGCAGACAGCCTCAAGATGTTTACGGTGTGTCTGATAGTACCTAATACCAAGCACATCAAACAGCTTGCCAAGACCCTGGGCTTGGAAGAGTCGACCCAGTTTGAAGCGCTCTGCACCGATAAGAAAATTGAGGAGCATATTTTTAAGATCGTCGCGGACGTTTGTAAGAAAG CCAAACTCCAGTCGTTTGAAATTCCAAAGAAGATACACCTGTGTGCTGAAATGTGGACACCGGACAGCGGGCTCGTTACAGATGCTTTCAAACTCAAGCGCAAGGTTATACAACAGAGGTACCAGTCGGAAATTAATCGAATGTACATGACCAAGGGTTGA